A part of Fusarium graminearum PH-1 chromosome 3, whole genome shotgun sequence genomic DNA contains:
- a CDS encoding acetolactate synthase small subunit: MASLRSLTASLRWVAPARGVAAVRYSSSSTSAIAYKALRRRSAPLPVRDNPPAWSAQSAVSNILYETPVPSTVPPKRHILNCLVQNEPGVLSRVSGILAARGFNIDSLVVCNTEVEDLSRMTIVLTGQDGVVEQARRQLEDLVPVWAVLDYTAAALVQRELLLAKINILGPEYFEELLNHHREIAAGEYDVDNAHEAIERSISDTAKDFHPSKLAVSQALRHKHEHLKSITYFAHQFGGKVLDISNSSCIVEVSAKQSRIDSFLKLVAPFGILESARTGLMALPRSPLNEASQEAVTMEADDVVDASQLPPG; this comes from the exons ATGGCATCTCTGCGGTCGTTGACTGCTTCCCTTCGCTGGGTAGCCCCCGCGAGGGGCGTCGCCGCTGTGCGATATagctcttcctcgacctCTGCCATCGCCTACAAGGCacttcgtcgtcgctctGCTCCTCTTCCCGTGCGCGACAACCCTCCCGCCTGGTCCGCCCAGTCCGCCGTCTCCAACATCCTCTACGAGACCCCCGTTCCATCTACCGTTCCTCCTAAGCGACATATCCTCAACTGCCTTGTCCAGAACGAGCCCGGTGTTTTGTCCCGCGTCTCTGGTATTCTGGCTGCTCGCGGTTTCAACATTGACTCCCTTGTCGTGTGTAACACCGAGGTTGAAGATTTGTCCCGCATGACCATTGTCCTCACAGGTCAGGACGGCGTTGTCGAGCAGGCTCGCCGACAGCTTGAGGATCTGGTACCCGTCTGGGCCGTTCTCGACTACACCGCCGCTGCTCTCGTCCAGCGcgagcttctcctcgccaagatcaacattCTTGGACCTGAGTactttgaggagcttctcaaccaccACCGTGAGATTGCTGCTGGCGAGTACGATGTCGACAACGCTCATGAGGCCATTGAGCGCAGCATCTCCGATACCGCCAAGGACTTCCACCCTAGCAAGTTGGCTGTCAGTCAGGCTCTCCGACACAAGCATGAGCATCTCAAGTCCATCACTTACTTTGCTCATCAATTCGGCGGTAAGGTTCTGGACATTAGCAACAGCAGCTGTATTGTCGAAGT TTCCGCCAAGCAGTCCCGTATCGATTCGTTCCTCAAGCTTGTTGCCCCATTCGGCATCCTCGAGTCTGCTCGCACAGGTTTGATGGCTCTGCCCCGATCTCCTCTGAACGAGGCCAGCCAGGAGGCTGTCACTATGGAGgcggatgatgttgttgatgccaGCCAGCTCCCTCCCGGTTAA
- a CDS encoding 60S ribosomal protein L3 — protein sequence MSHRKFEAPRHGSLAYLPRKRAARHRGKVKSFPKDDPKKPVHLTAAMGYKAGMTTIVRDLDRPGAKANKKEIVEAVTIVDTPPMIVVGLVGYIETPRGLRSLTTVWAEHLSDEIKRRFYKNWYKSKKKAFTKYAKKHSENNGASITRELERIKKYCTVVRVLAHTQIRKTPLKQKKAHLMEIQVNGGSIADKVSFGQELFEKPVDVSSIFEQDEMIDVVAVTKGHGFNGVTARWGTKKLPRKTHKGLRKVACIGAWHPSHVQWTVARAGQMGYHHRTSVNHKIYRIGKGDADDNAATEIDVTKKTITPLGGFVRYGEVKNDFVMLKGSIPGVKKRVMTLRKTMFPQTSRRALEKVSLKWIDTSSEFGHGAFQTPAEKKQYQGTLKKDLSSA from the exons ATGAGT CACCGAAAGTTTGAGGCTCCCCGTCACGGCTCCCTGGCTTATCTGCCCAGGAAGCGCGCTGCTCGTCACCGtggaaaggtcaagtc CTTCCCCAAGGATgaccccaagaagcccgTCCACCTGACTGCCGCTATGGGTTACAAGGCCGGTATGACCACCATCGTCCGTGACCTCGACCGACCTGgcgccaaggccaacaagaaggaaattgttgaggctgtgaCGATCGTTGATACCCCTCCT ATGatcgttgttggtctggttGGCTACATCGAGACCCCCCGAGGCCTGCGATCCCTCACCACCGTTTGGGCCGAGCATCTGAGCGACGAGATCAAGCGCCGATTCTACAAGAACTGgtacaagtccaagaagaaggctttcaCCAAGTACGCCAAGAAGCACTCCGAGAACAACGGTGCTTCCATCACCCGCGAGCTTGAGCGTATCAAGAAGTACTGCACCGTCGTCCGTGTCCTCGCCCACACCCAGATCCGAAAGACCCCTctcaagcagaagaaggcccaCCTTATGGAGATCCAGGTCAACGGTGGCAGCATCGCCGACAAGGTCTCTTTCGGTCAGGAGCTCTTCGAGAAGCCCGTCGATGTTTCCAGCATCTTCGAGCAGGACGAGATGATTGACGTCGTCGCCGTCACCAAGGGTCACGGTTTCAACGGTGTCACTGCCCGTTGGGGTACCAAGAAGCTTCCTCGCAAGACCCACAAGGGTCTCCGAAAGGTCGCTTGTATTGGTGCTTGGCATCCTTCCCACGTCCAGTGGACTGTTGCCCGTGCCGGTCAGATGGGTTACCATCACCGAACCTCGGTCAACCACAAGATCTACCGTATTGGTAAGGGCGATGCTGACGACAACGCCGCCACCGAGATCGAtgtcaccaagaagaccatcaCTCC TCTTGGTGGTTTCGTCCGCTACGGTGAGGTCAAGAACGACTTCGTCATGCTCAAGGGTTCCATCCCTGGTGTCAAGAAGCGTGTCATGACCCTCCGAAAGACCATGTTCCCCCAGACCTCCCGAAGGGCCCTCGAGAAGGTCAGCCTCAAGTGGATCGACACCTCGTCCGAGTTCGGACACGGTGCTTTCCAGACCcctgccgagaagaagcagtacCAGGGTactctcaagaaggacctTTCTTCCGCTTAA